In Saccharomyces paradoxus chromosome IV, complete sequence, the DNA window TAGATTGTAACCAGCACTCGACTTTCTAGGTCTTTTCTTCGTCTTAACGATGGTACCGTCCGGCAACACTACAGTCAtgtttataatattttccttcATGGTACCATAACGGTAGGCGTTGGTTCCGGAACATGAATTAGCAATACAACCACCGATCTGAGCACCTGGACCAGGGTCGCAACCAAACATCAAGCCGTGCTCGCCCAAAAAGTCATTCAAATCTTCCCAGGGTAGACCGGCTTGCACGGTGATGTCCAAATCCAGCTTGTCAAATTTTACGACACTGTTCATAAACTTAGATAAGTCCACAGTTATGGTATCCCCAATTCTTGTGGGCAGGAAATGCCCCTCCAGGGAGGTTCCGCCCGAGAACGGCACCACTGGGAGGTTGTTATCATgacatattttcaaaatttgggaAACTTCTTCGGTAGTATGAGGGAATAATATAATCCTAGGTCTTTGCTCGGGAGAGGGATGATGTGTGTTGAAGTACGTATCTGAATGGGCATCCAAATCGGATTTCGCATCAGAGTAGTTTTCAGGATCGTTTCCCAGCACGTTTTTCAAGTCTTCGACAACTTTATCAATCTTGACTGGGTCGTGTAGATAGTCAGGCGAGTCCAATGAGGACAGCTTTAACGTAGAATTCACCGGATCAATCTTTTTGACCATTTCCAATCTCTCTATCAAGTCCTCCTTGGTCTCCCGAGAGTAGAGGTTCTTGGCGAACAAATAACCGAACAGCGTAGCTGAAGAGGCGATGACGGAATACTTTAACCACTGGCTGCTACTTTCGGCACTGCCTGTGCCCGTTGAGGCGTATCTGTAGCATGATCTTCTCAGCAGTCTTCCTCTAGGTTGTGCAATAGGCTTTATTAGCCTCCCGCAAGTACGTTTCCACAAcattattcttgtttttgtttccagCTGGATGGGAATCACAAACAAGTATTTGATTGCGCAATCATAGAGAAGCTCAAAGACAGAgacacatatatatatatatatatatatatatgtaataTACAAACTTGCTAAGCGGTTATTATTGCACCAGTTGGGGCCAACTACGCTGTGGATCGACGTGGGATTGCCAGGAAAGAACTTCGAGGGAGGGGGTTGGAGAAGAGCGTGGGATGCGAGCGTGGGGGTTGCCGTTACTTTTATCGGTGTAGCGGACCCAGGTTTGTAAGAGCTTGAAGGCTCAAAGAGACAGCGATTGTCGGCGCCGGCCGTCGAGGCTATAATGCGTGTGA includes these proteins:
- the DLD1 gene encoding D-lactate dehydrogenase (D-lactate dehydrogenase~similar to YDL174C), with the translated sequence MLWKRTCGRLIKPIAQPRGRLLRRSCYRYASTGTGSAESSSQWLKYSVIASSATLFGYLFAKNLYSRETKEDLIERLEMVKKIDPVNSTLKLSSLDSPDYLHDPVKIDKVVEDLKNVLGNDPENYSDAKSDLDAHSDTYFNTHHPSPEQRPRIILFPHTTEEVSQILKICHDNNLPVVPFSGGTSLEGHFLPTRIGDTITVDLSKFMNSVVKFDKLDLDITVQAGLPWEDLNDFLGEHGLMFGCDPGPGAQIGGCIANSCSGTNAYRYGTMKENIINMTVVLPDGTIVKTKKRPRKSSAGYNLNGLFVGSEGTLGIVTEATVKCHVKSKAETVAVVSFDTIKDAAACASNLTQSGIHLNAMELLDENMMKLINASESTDRCDWVEKPTMFFKIGGRSSKIVDALVDEVKAVAQLNHCNSFEFAKDDDEKLELWEARKVALWSVLDADKSKDKSAKIWTTDVAVPVSQFDKVIHETKKDMQASKLINAIVGHAGDGNFHAFIVYRTPEEHEACSQLVDRMVKRALDAEGTCTGEHGIGIGKREYLLEELGEAPVDLMRKIKLAIDPKRIMNPDKIFKIDPNEPANDYR